The Deinococcus metallilatus genome segment GGGGCGCCCTTAATTCGCGCCAGGACGAGGTGAACGATGTTTTCCGACAGTTCGTGTTCACCTGCCGAAATCCACATCTTGGTGCCGGTGATCGAGTAGGTGCCGTCCTCCCTAGGCGTGGCCGTGGTCGTGATGTCCGCCAGCCCGGACCCCGCGTGCGGCTCGGAGAGCGCCATCGTGCCGAACCAGCGGCCTTCCAACAGGGGCAGCATGTATTTCTGCTGCTGCTCCGGCGAGGCGAAGGCGCGTTGCAGGTTCGCGTTCCCGATGGTCAGGAAGGGATAACTGCTGGTCCCGATGTTCGCGGCCTTGAAGTGCGCCTGCGCCGCCTGCGTGACCACGTGGGGCAGTTGCAGCCCACCCAGTTCCTCGTCGTGGTGGGCGCTGAAAAAACCCGCCTCGCGGAAGGCCTTCATCGCCTCGGCGGCGGCGGGCACGAGCTTCACCTTGCCGTCTACCACGTGCGGCTCGTTCAGGTCGGCCTCGCGGGCATGGTTGGCGAAATACTTGTCGGCCACGTTGTAGGCGAGGTTCAGCACGTCGTCGTAGACCTCGCGCGAATGCTCCGCGAAGCGGGGACGCTGGGGCAGGGAGGCGGTATCCAGCACCTCGTAGAGCTGGAATTGCAGGTCACGGCGGGAGAGGAAGGGGGCCATACAGGGAGTCTCCTTGCAGAGAGAAGGGTGGGGAATCAGTCGCGCGATTGCAGGGCCAGCCGCAGGCCGAGGGCGACATACACGCCCGCAACCACCTTGCCCTGCCAGCGCAGGACGGCGGGACGCGAGCGCAGCCAGCCGGACAGCCCGCCTGCCGCTAAGGCCAGGCCCGCCGAGTACACCAGGCTGAGCAGCACGAAGACGCCGCCCAGAATCAGCATCTGGGGCAACACCGCGCCCTGCTCGGGGCGGACGAACTGCGGCAGGAACGACAGGAAGAAGAGGGCGGTCTTGGGATTCAGAATTTCGGTTAGGGCGGCCTTGCTCACGTTGCGGCCGGGGCTGCGGCTGGCTTTCGGTGTGGCATAAGGCAGCGCGAGCGGCGTGCGGTCCCGCCACGCCTGCACGGCGAGAAACAGCAGGTACAGCACCCCCAGCCACTTGACCGCCGCAAACAGCGCGGCCGAGGAGGCCAGCAGCGCCGTCAGGCCGAGGGCCGCCGCGCTCGCGTGAACGGCGTCTCCGAGGGCCAGGCCGACCGCCGTCGCTACCCCCGCTGCCCGTCCCTGGCTGAGGCTCTGGGTGAGAATCAGCATCACGGCGGGGCCGGGAATGACGAACAGGGTCAGAACGGCCAGGATGAACGGGAGCAACTCGTGGGCGTGAACCATTCTTCCTCCGGGGGTGGGCGGGGCCAAACAGGTGGGACTATCCGTGAGCCTATCCAGAGTGTCCGCGCACGTCAACTTTGAACGTGGGCGTTAAGATGGGGCCACAGTCCACCTTTCCTCTCCCCTGCCCCACTGGAGGTTTTCCCATGCGCGCCCTGATCTGCACCGCTTTCGACCAGCCCGAAACCCTCACCGTCCAGACCGTCCCCGACCCCACGCCCGGCCCCGGCGAGGTCGTGCTGGACGTGCAGGCGGCGGGTGTGAACTACCCCGACGCGCTGATGGTGCTGGGGCAGTATCAGGTCAAGCCGCCCCTGCCTTTCACCCCCGGCGCGGAGGCCGCCGGAGTCATCTCGGCGGTGGGCGAGGGCGTGACCCACCTGTGGCCCGGACAGCGGGCGGTGGCCTTTACCGGGACGGGCGCGTTCGCGGAAAAGCTGCTCGCGCCCGCCTCCGTCGTGATGCCGCTGCCGGACGATCTGGAGTTCGATGTGGCGGCGGGCCTGCCGCTGGCCTACGGCACCTCGATGCATGCCCTGGTAGACCGGGCGCAGCTCAAGGAAGGCGAGACGCTGTTGGTCCTGGGCGCGGCGGGCGGCGTGGGCCTGGCGGCGGTGATGATCGGCAAGGCGCTGGGCGCGCGGGTGATCGCGGCGGCGAGTAGCGAGGAGAAGCTGAAGCTGTGCCGCGAGCACGGCGCGGACGAGACGCTGAACTATGCCACCGAGAACCTGCGCGAACGCCTCAAGGCCCTGACGGGGGGGAAGGGACCGGACGTGATCTTCGATCCGGTGGGCGGCGACCTCGCGGAACCGGCTTTCCGCTCGATTGGCTGGGAGGGGCGGTATCTGGTGGTGGGCTTTGCGGGCGGCGAGATTCCCCGGCTGCCGCTGAACCTGCCGCTGCTCAAGGGGGCCTCGCTGGTCGGCGTGTTCTGGGGGGAGTTCGCCCGGCGTGACCCGCGCGCCAATGCCCACAACATGGCGCGGCTGGCGGCGTGGGTGGCGGACGGCACGATCAAACCACTGGTCAGCGAACGCTACCCGCTGGAGCGTACTCCGGAGGCCCTGCGCGCCCTGCTGGACCGCCGCGTGACCGGAAAGGTGGTGGTAACGCCTTGACCTCCCCGCCCGTCACCTTCTACACGACCGCCGAACTCGCGCGGGAAGCGGGCGTGACGCGGCGCACGGTGATGCACTACGCCGAACTGGGTCTGCTGACCCCGGATCAGGT includes the following:
- a CDS encoding LysE family translocator yields the protein MVHAHELLPFILAVLTLFVIPGPAVMLILTQSLSQGRAAGVATAVGLALGDAVHASAAALGLTALLASSAALFAAVKWLGVLYLLFLAVQAWRDRTPLALPYATPKASRSPGRNVSKAALTEILNPKTALFFLSFLPQFVRPEQGAVLPQMLILGGVFVLLSLVYSAGLALAAGGLSGWLRSRPAVLRWQGKVVAGVYVALGLRLALQSRD
- a CDS encoding NADPH:quinone oxidoreductase family protein — its product is MRALICTAFDQPETLTVQTVPDPTPGPGEVVLDVQAAGVNYPDALMVLGQYQVKPPLPFTPGAEAAGVISAVGEGVTHLWPGQRAVAFTGTGAFAEKLLAPASVVMPLPDDLEFDVAAGLPLAYGTSMHALVDRAQLKEGETLLVLGAAGGVGLAAVMIGKALGARVIAAASSEEKLKLCREHGADETLNYATENLRERLKALTGGKGPDVIFDPVGGDLAEPAFRSIGWEGRYLVVGFAGGEIPRLPLNLPLLKGASLVGVFWGEFARRDPRANAHNMARLAAWVADGTIKPLVSERYPLERTPEALRALLDRRVTGKVVVTP